The following coding sequences are from one Streptomyces dengpaensis window:
- a CDS encoding helix-turn-helix domain-containing protein, which yields MHDNDAPMPADRPDLDVLVATVGLQIKALRKQADLTLDELSRRSGISTGLISQVERGKGNPSFTSLVQIAHGLDVPIGRLFHLADQVSPVVRAHERRSLDFHGADPADGDRFELLTPTLNGALEVLWVVTQPGHDTSAAPFRHNGEEFGIVLSGVKDVYLDGVRHRLEAGDSITYSSSIPHWYVNPGDEPATSIWVITPPTW from the coding sequence GTGCACGACAACGACGCACCGATGCCGGCTGACCGGCCGGACCTCGATGTGCTGGTCGCCACGGTCGGCCTGCAGATCAAGGCCCTGCGCAAGCAGGCCGACCTGACCCTGGACGAGCTGAGCCGCCGTTCCGGCATCAGCACCGGACTGATCAGCCAGGTCGAGCGAGGGAAAGGTAATCCCTCCTTCACCAGTCTGGTGCAGATCGCCCACGGTCTGGATGTCCCGATCGGGCGGCTGTTCCATCTCGCCGACCAGGTCAGCCCGGTGGTCCGTGCCCACGAACGCCGCAGCCTGGACTTCCATGGCGCGGATCCGGCGGACGGCGACCGCTTCGAACTGCTCACCCCGACGCTCAACGGCGCTTTGGAGGTCCTGTGGGTGGTCACCCAGCCGGGCCACGACACCAGCGCCGCCCCCTTCCGTCACAACGGCGAGGAGTTCGGCATCGTGCTCTCTGGTGTGAAGGACGTCTATCTCGACGGCGTCCGTCACCGGCTCGAAGCGGGCGACTCCATCACCTACTCCTCCAGCATTCCCCACTGGTACGTCAATCCCGGTGACGAGCCCGCCACCTCGATCTGGGTGATCACTCCGCCCACCTGGTAG
- the nhaA gene encoding Na+/H+ antiporter NhaA, protein MPPETSPVSGQTLCSKDTRSPLRVFLQTETGSAAVLLAATLAALVWANAGLHSYDALWHTELSIRVGAGEVSLNLREWVNSGLMTLFFFVVGLEARREFDMGELRERRRLALPLLAGLSGMAVPVAIYLAFNAGHDSLHGWGAAMSTDTAFALGMLALFGARLPGSLRVFILTLSVVDDFVALAVIALAYSGALALPALLAAVGLFAVVLLVRRTLGVWIPSLYGVLGVALWVALLKSGVDPVVAGLAMGLLTYARPAERSNLERASHLFRRFREQPTPELERTVRRGLASTLSPNERLQRMFHPWTSYVIVPLFALANAGITISGSQLAHAFTSPVTLGILLGYVLGKPVGIIGATWLTTRVSRGRLHPPAGWGAITAGGTLAGVGFTVSLLIATLAFDGAQLGEAKIGILAAVVCSFLLTWLVVRVVSALPPRTRARALLGMGHAIVDLEDPVDVDRDHVRGPLDAPVTLLEYGDFECPYCGLAEPVVRELLAHFGDVRYVWRHLPLPDVHPNAQLAAEAAEAAALQDRYWEMHDLLLEHQGDLRPKDLLRYAEEIGLDTDRFLHDLRSGAGTARVDADVESADLSGVSGTPTFFVNGLRHHGAYDIASLSAAVRAARERAALKGEGQEI, encoded by the coding sequence GTGCCACCTGAGACCTCACCCGTGTCGGGGCAGACCCTGTGCAGCAAGGACACGCGCAGTCCGCTGCGCGTCTTCCTGCAGACCGAGACCGGCAGTGCCGCGGTACTGCTGGCCGCCACGCTCGCGGCACTCGTCTGGGCCAATGCCGGGCTGCACTCCTACGACGCCTTGTGGCACACCGAGCTGTCGATCCGCGTCGGCGCGGGCGAGGTGTCCCTGAACCTGCGGGAGTGGGTGAACAGCGGGCTGATGACGTTGTTCTTCTTCGTCGTCGGCCTGGAGGCGCGCCGCGAGTTCGACATGGGCGAGCTGCGCGAACGCCGCCGGCTGGCGCTGCCGCTGCTCGCCGGGCTCAGCGGCATGGCCGTCCCCGTCGCGATCTACCTGGCCTTCAACGCGGGCCACGACTCCCTCCACGGCTGGGGCGCCGCCATGTCGACGGACACGGCTTTCGCCCTGGGCATGCTCGCCCTCTTCGGAGCACGGCTGCCCGGCAGCCTGCGGGTCTTCATCCTCACCCTCTCCGTCGTGGACGATTTCGTGGCCCTCGCCGTGATCGCCCTCGCCTACAGCGGCGCCTTGGCCCTGCCCGCACTGCTGGCGGCGGTCGGCCTCTTCGCGGTCGTCCTGCTGGTGCGGCGCACCCTCGGTGTGTGGATTCCCTCCCTGTACGGGGTGCTGGGCGTGGCGCTCTGGGTGGCTCTCCTGAAGTCGGGTGTGGATCCGGTCGTGGCCGGTCTCGCGATGGGCCTGCTGACCTACGCCCGCCCGGCGGAGCGGAGCAACCTGGAGCGCGCCAGCCATCTGTTCCGGCGCTTTCGCGAGCAGCCGACCCCGGAACTGGAGCGCACTGTACGGCGCGGGCTCGCCTCGACACTCTCTCCCAACGAGCGGCTGCAGCGGATGTTCCATCCCTGGACGAGCTATGTGATCGTGCCGCTGTTCGCCCTCGCCAACGCCGGCATCACCATCAGCGGCAGCCAGCTGGCCCATGCCTTCACTTCGCCGGTCACCCTCGGCATTCTCCTCGGCTATGTGCTCGGCAAGCCGGTCGGCATCATCGGCGCCACCTGGCTCACGACGCGCGTCAGCCGAGGGCGCCTGCACCCGCCGGCCGGCTGGGGCGCCATCACCGCGGGCGGCACCCTGGCCGGGGTGGGGTTCACCGTGTCGCTGCTGATCGCCACGCTCGCCTTCGACGGTGCCCAGCTGGGAGAGGCGAAGATCGGGATCCTTGCCGCTGTGGTGTGCTCGTTCCTCCTCACGTGGCTGGTCGTCCGGGTGGTCAGCGCCCTTCCACCGCGTACCCGTGCCCGGGCCCTGCTCGGCATGGGCCACGCCATCGTCGACCTCGAAGACCCCGTCGACGTGGACCGCGACCACGTACGCGGCCCGCTGGACGCGCCCGTGACGCTCCTCGAGTACGGGGACTTCGAATGCCCCTACTGCGGGCTGGCCGAGCCCGTGGTGCGCGAGCTGCTCGCCCACTTCGGCGATGTGCGCTACGTATGGCGGCATCTGCCGCTGCCCGACGTACACCCCAATGCCCAGCTGGCCGCGGAGGCCGCCGAGGCCGCGGCCCTCCAGGACCGCTACTGGGAGATGCACGATCTGCTGCTGGAGCACCAGGGTGACCTCAGGCCCAAGGACCTGCTCCGCTACGCCGAGGAGATCGGTCTCGACACCGACCGCTTCCTCCATGACCTGCGGTCCGGTGCGGGGACCGCCCGGGTCGACGCGGATGTGGAGTCCGCCGACCTCAGCGGCGTCTCGGGCACACCGACGTTCTTCGTCAACGGCCTCCGCCACCACGGCGCCTACGACATCGCCTCGCTGTCCGCGGCGGTACGCGCCGCGCGGGAACGGGCAGCCCTCAAGGGGGAAGGACAAGAGATCTGA
- a CDS encoding SDR family NAD(P)-dependent oxidoreductase: MHIDLTGRTALVTGSTQGIGAAIAAGLARAGARVAVNGRGEQRVAESIGLLAKQVPGADLVPVAADVSSDEGADQVTQALPQVDILVNNLGVFGTADPLEITDEEWRRYFDINVLAAVRLTRLYLPGMTERGWGRILCIASDSAIAIPAEMIHYGMSKTALLAVSRGFAKKAAGTGVTVNSVIAGPTHTGGVEDFVYELVDRDLPWDEAQRVFMRTYRPQSLLQRLIEPDEIANMVVYLSSDQASATTGGALRVDGGYVDAILP; encoded by the coding sequence ATGCACATCGATCTGACAGGCCGTACCGCCCTGGTCACCGGCTCGACGCAGGGCATCGGTGCGGCCATCGCCGCCGGCTTGGCCCGCGCGGGCGCCCGCGTGGCCGTCAACGGACGCGGCGAGCAACGGGTCGCCGAGAGCATCGGCCTGCTGGCCAAGCAGGTACCCGGAGCCGACCTGGTACCGGTTGCCGCGGACGTGTCGAGTGACGAGGGCGCCGACCAGGTGACGCAGGCCCTTCCTCAGGTGGACATCCTCGTCAACAACCTCGGCGTCTTCGGCACCGCCGACCCCCTGGAGATCACCGACGAGGAATGGCGGCGCTACTTCGACATCAACGTCCTGGCCGCCGTGCGCCTGACCCGGCTGTACCTGCCGGGCATGACCGAACGCGGCTGGGGACGCATCCTCTGCATCGCCAGTGACTCGGCGATCGCCATCCCCGCGGAGATGATCCACTACGGGATGTCGAAGACCGCGCTGCTCGCGGTGAGCCGCGGATTCGCCAAGAAGGCGGCAGGCACCGGCGTGACGGTGAACTCCGTCATCGCCGGCCCCACCCACACCGGCGGAGTCGAGGACTTCGTCTACGAACTCGTCGACCGGGACCTCCCCTGGGACGAGGCCCAGCGCGTCTTCATGCGCACCTACCGCCCCCAGTCCCTGCTGCAGCGGCTGATCGAACCGGACGAGATCGCCAACATGGTCGTCTACCTCAGCTCCGACCAGGCCTCGGCCACGACGGGCGGTGCCCTGCGCGTGGACGGCGGATACGTCGACGCGATCCTGCCCTGA
- a CDS encoding YciI family protein translates to MEFFCYHRDRPGSVPLRNELLEEHWSYMDQYAKGMIARGPTLTGDGETPTGSVHIVDVPDPAAARAFALEEPGYQAGVYRDVLLRRWRNLLGRTMWDYPGGRTGGNRYLVLGLGTGHAADLAVPRDRDELIAYGPLLSDNGTAWLGTAALVRAPDPDSARAVLAPGRYADIEVHSWQFGGRPS, encoded by the coding sequence ATGGAGTTCTTCTGCTACCACCGCGATCGGCCTGGCTCCGTCCCGTTGCGCAACGAGCTGCTGGAAGAGCACTGGTCGTACATGGACCAGTACGCGAAGGGGATGATTGCCCGCGGCCCGACCCTTACCGGCGACGGTGAGACGCCCACCGGAAGCGTGCATATCGTCGATGTGCCGGATCCCGCCGCCGCCCGCGCGTTCGCTCTCGAGGAGCCCGGCTACCAAGCCGGCGTGTACCGGGACGTGCTGCTGCGCCGATGGCGCAACCTGCTGGGGCGCACCATGTGGGATTACCCCGGTGGCCGGACCGGTGGCAACCGGTACCTGGTGCTCGGCCTCGGCACGGGCCATGCCGCCGACCTGGCCGTGCCGCGCGACCGGGACGAGCTGATCGCCTACGGGCCGCTGCTGTCCGACAACGGCACCGCCTGGCTGGGGACGGCGGCGCTGGTCCGAGCGCCTGACCCGGACAGCGCACGAGCCGTCCTGGCCCCGGGCCGGTACGCGGACATCGAGGTCCACAGCTGGCAGTTCGGCGGCCGGCCGTCGTGA
- a CDS encoding reverse transcriptase N-terminal domain-containing protein, with the protein MNGPEDEITDWLAVDWQQVEDDVRRLRQRIFTASPAGDLKRVRNLQKLMLRSRANTLLSVRRVTEINAGRTTAGIDGKVVLLRQGSTEPSSGPGACPAGSAGQALKPSVEALPSLERGVIVAKAS; encoded by the coding sequence GTGAACGGACCTGAGGACGAGATCACCGACTGGCTGGCCGTCGACTGGCAGCAGGTCGAAGACGACGTACGGCGACTTCGGCAACGCATCTTCACGGCATCGCCGGCAGGGGACCTGAAAAGGGTCCGCAATCTGCAGAAGCTGATGCTCCGCTCCCGCGCTAACACGCTGCTCAGCGTGCGCCGGGTCACGGAGATCAACGCTGGCCGCACGACCGCCGGGATCGACGGGAAGGTGGTGCTGCTGCGCCAGGGCAGCACTGAGCCCTCCTCGGGACCAGGGGCCTGTCCGGCAGGATCCGCCGGACAGGCCCTGAAGCCGTCTGTCGAAGCGCTGCCGAGTCTGGAGCGTGGGGTCATCGTCGCCAAAGCCAGTTGA
- a CDS encoding phosphatidylinositol-specific phospholipase C1-like protein yields the protein MRLNEIQAIATHNSYHRELTFAEKDVQRRTDKNFWNLEYSHPSLTTQFEKQKVRGIELDVFPDPQGGLYDEPLVRRDAGLSPLTVAEYQRPGFKVLHWADHDYGTNCVSLRSCLEQVDAWSRQNPGHVTVPVLLELKRTDPAIEVRGGVKSPAWDAAMFAALDAEIREIFSEDRLITPDDIRRPGRTLEQSVLENGWPTLSESRGKVMFMLDNQRDGYRAGAPSLEGKVAFTNSRPGNQDAAFVGWNDPMGANTATIRRMVEQGYFVRTRSDVPFTEAASGATARLEAALASGAQMISTDFPSAGPSGRYGSDYTAELPGGLTVRCNPVNGPQYCLDAHLED from the coding sequence GTGAGGCTGAACGAGATCCAGGCCATCGCGACGCACAACAGCTACCACCGCGAGCTCACCTTCGCGGAGAAGGACGTGCAGCGGCGCACCGACAAGAACTTCTGGAACCTCGAGTACTCGCACCCCTCGCTGACCACCCAGTTCGAGAAGCAGAAGGTGCGGGGCATCGAACTCGATGTCTTCCCCGACCCCCAGGGCGGGCTCTACGACGAGCCGCTGGTACGCCGGGACGCGGGCCTCTCCCCGTTGACCGTTGCCGAGTACCAGCGCCCCGGCTTCAAGGTGCTGCACTGGGCGGACCACGACTACGGGACCAACTGTGTTTCCCTCCGCTCGTGTCTGGAGCAGGTCGACGCATGGTCCCGGCAGAACCCGGGCCACGTCACCGTGCCCGTCCTGCTCGAACTGAAGAGGACGGACCCGGCGATCGAGGTGCGCGGCGGCGTCAAGAGCCCGGCCTGGGACGCCGCGATGTTCGCGGCGCTGGACGCGGAGATCCGGGAGATCTTCAGCGAGGACCGGCTCATCACACCGGACGACATCCGCCGCCCGGGCCGCACCCTTGAGCAGTCGGTGCTGGAGAACGGCTGGCCCACCCTGAGCGAGTCCCGGGGCAAGGTGATGTTCATGCTGGACAACCAGCGGGACGGCTACCGCGCGGGCGCGCCCAGCCTCGAGGGCAAGGTGGCGTTCACCAACTCGCGTCCCGGTAACCAGGACGCGGCGTTCGTCGGCTGGAACGACCCCATGGGGGCGAACACCGCGACGATCCGCCGCATGGTCGAGCAGGGCTACTTTGTACGCACCCGCTCGGATGTGCCGTTCACCGAGGCGGCGTCCGGCGCCACGGCGCGGCTCGAGGCCGCCCTTGCCTCCGGCGCTCAAATGATCAGCACGGACTTCCCGTCCGCCGGGCCCTCCGGCCGCTACGGCAGCGACTACACCGCCGAACTCCCCGGCGGGCTGACCGTGCGCTGCAATCCGGTCAACGGGCCGCAGTACTGCCTCGATGCCCACCTGGAGGACTGA
- a CDS encoding transposase, with protein MTAIIHDDLAKRELLPCEHVVDSGYVTPAHIERAARVHGITLLGPVVPDNSRQAKAGSGFAKSAFPVDWDRQQATCPQGAVSREWRPLRISGHAYIQVKFAKADCLACPVRPQCTTSATRPRALALLPTRELHDIQMHNRLDQTTEEWQRRYAIRAGIEATLSQNVRAHGLRRSRYRGLAKTHVQHVLTALACNVARIADWINTPSTARRRSSHFRALCTAAA; from the coding sequence ATGACCGCCATCATCCATGACGACCTCGCCAAGCGGGAGTTACTGCCCTGCGAGCACGTCGTGGACAGCGGTTACGTCACCCCGGCGCACATCGAGCGGGCCGCCCGGGTGCACGGCATCACCCTGCTCGGCCCGGTCGTCCCCGACAACAGCCGCCAGGCCAAGGCGGGTTCGGGCTTTGCCAAGTCGGCCTTCCCTGTCGACTGGGACCGCCAGCAGGCCACCTGCCCCCAGGGCGCGGTCAGCCGGGAGTGGAGACCGCTGCGGATCAGCGGACACGCCTACATCCAGGTCAAGTTCGCCAAGGCCGACTGCCTGGCCTGTCCGGTCCGCCCGCAGTGCACCACCTCCGCCACCCGGCCAAGAGCCCTCGCCCTGCTGCCCACCCGCGAACTCCATGACATCCAGATGCACAACCGGCTCGACCAGACCACCGAAGAGTGGCAGCGCCGCTACGCGATCCGGGCCGGGATCGAGGCCACCCTCTCGCAGAACGTCCGCGCCCACGGCCTGCGCCGCTCCCGCTACCGCGGCCTGGCGAAAACCCACGTGCAGCACGTGCTCACCGCGCTGGCCTGCAACGTCGCCCGCATCGCCGACTGGATCAACACCCCATCCACAGCCCGCCGCCGATCAAGCCACTTCCGTGCTCTGTGCACCGCCGCCGCATGA
- a CDS encoding dienelactone hydrolase family protein, with protein MQFTSEQRLDDGVLEREFTLGETPGTLWTPESPAPAPLILMAHNNGLPKGQSRLVARARQTAAYGYAVASIDATGCGDRPRSAADEQARADLRRAMQAGEPVDEIFESFIGPLVEKAVPDWQTTLDALLALPEIGGPVGYSGWTAVGIRLAVAEPRIAAAGFFAGGYVPHAQREEARQVTIPLLFLLQWDDEGNPRQRALDLFDAFGTKEKTLHANMGGHTGTPWFELEDGHRFFGRHLK; from the coding sequence ATGCAATTCACTTCTGAGCAGCGCCTCGACGACGGCGTCCTCGAACGCGAATTCACCCTCGGCGAGACCCCCGGCACCCTGTGGACGCCTGAATCCCCCGCACCGGCCCCGCTGATCCTGATGGCCCACAACAACGGCCTGCCCAAGGGACAATCCCGGCTGGTGGCCCGGGCCCGGCAAACCGCGGCGTACGGCTACGCGGTGGCCTCCATCGACGCCACCGGGTGCGGTGACCGGCCCCGTTCCGCCGCCGACGAGCAGGCCCGCGCCGACCTCCGCCGGGCGATGCAGGCCGGCGAGCCGGTCGACGAGATCTTCGAGTCCTTCATCGGCCCGCTGGTCGAAAAGGCGGTCCCGGACTGGCAGACCACCCTGGACGCCCTCCTTGCGCTGCCCGAAATCGGCGGCCCGGTCGGGTACTCGGGGTGGACCGCCGTCGGCATTCGGCTGGCGGTGGCCGAACCGCGCATCGCGGCTGCCGGTTTCTTCGCCGGGGGTTACGTGCCCCACGCCCAACGCGAGGAGGCCCGGCAGGTCACCATTCCGCTGCTGTTCCTGCTGCAGTGGGACGACGAAGGGAACCCCCGGCAACGGGCCCTGGACCTGTTCGACGCCTTCGGCACCAAGGAGAAGACGCTGCACGCCAATATGGGCGGGCACACCGGCACCCCGTGGTTCGAGCTGGAGGACGGGCACCGGTTCTTCGGCCGGCACCTGAAGTAA
- a CDS encoding nucleotide sugar dehydrogenase, whose protein sequence is MVDASPRGRRTVILGQGYVGLPLAIRAAQVGHRVIGFDTDAGRVKRLKAAEPLGPDVTADEIAAVLTNAGYTPTTCSGDLAGFDVAVIAVPTPLRDGAPDLSAVLNAGRMLAPHMRPGCVIILESTTYPGTTEDILQPLLESASGLAGGADFHLGYSPERIDPGNRTWTLQNTPEIVSGIDASSLAAISDFYRGLVDTVVEVAAVRDAEPAKVLENTFRQVNIALVNELATHTRQLGTAHMKIRPRQRSLTPLCSPPWPSAWGVAPLEGQAELGSGGRGRWAYRDRGLGGFAGRWRAGHVPVLSGNRVPW, encoded by the coding sequence GTGGTTGACGCAAGCCCCCGAGGACGCCGCACGGTCATACTCGGCCAGGGCTACGTGGGCCTTCCCCTGGCCATCCGGGCAGCACAGGTCGGCCACCGTGTCATCGGGTTCGATACCGACGCCGGACGCGTGAAACGGCTGAAGGCAGCTGAGCCGTTGGGGCCTGATGTGACGGCGGACGAGATCGCGGCCGTCCTGACGAACGCTGGCTACACTCCGACCACGTGCTCAGGCGACCTGGCCGGGTTCGACGTCGCGGTCATCGCGGTGCCGACCCCGCTGCGCGATGGCGCACCGGATCTCTCCGCAGTCCTGAACGCCGGCCGGATGCTCGCCCCGCACATGCGCCCCGGCTGCGTCATCATCCTCGAATCCACTACCTATCCCGGGACCACCGAGGACATCCTGCAGCCCCTATTGGAATCCGCGTCTGGGCTGGCAGGGGGTGCGGACTTCCATCTGGGCTACAGCCCAGAGCGCATCGATCCCGGGAACCGGACGTGGACTCTCCAGAACACCCCCGAGATCGTCTCTGGGATCGACGCGTCCTCCCTGGCAGCGATCAGTGACTTCTACCGTGGTTTGGTCGACACCGTCGTCGAAGTCGCCGCCGTCCGCGACGCCGAACCGGCGAAGGTCCTGGAGAACACGTTCCGCCAGGTCAACATCGCCCTTGTCAACGAACTTGCCACCCACACCAGGCAGCTCGGCACAGCACACATGAAGATCCGCCCACGCCAGCGCAGCCTTACCCCACTCTGTAGCCCGCCTTGGCCGTCCGCCTGGGGTGTGGCTCCCTTGGAGGGACAGGCTGAGCTGGGTTCGGGTGGCCGCGGTAGATGGGCGTATAGGGACCGGGGCCTTGGGGGATTCGCAGGGCGATGGCGAGCCGGTCACGTCCCAGTTCTATCCGGGAACCGCGTGCCCTGGTAG
- a CDS encoding NUDIX hydrolase — MPRAPFQVLVVPFRRVGDQVEFAVLRREDMNVWQAVAGGGEAGETPQQAAEREAGEELGLDRPAPLYPLQTRASIPAGYFADRDSWPAGTYVVPEHSFAIDLTDVEIKISHEHTDAQWLDYKAAFEALRFDSNRTALGELHERLVADDLPLPVE; from the coding sequence ATGCCCCGAGCCCCTTTTCAAGTCCTTGTCGTTCCTTTCCGCCGAGTCGGCGACCAGGTCGAATTCGCTGTACTGCGACGCGAGGACATGAATGTCTGGCAGGCCGTGGCCGGTGGCGGCGAGGCCGGCGAGACGCCGCAGCAGGCCGCCGAACGCGAGGCCGGTGAAGAACTTGGGCTCGACCGGCCAGCCCCGCTGTACCCACTGCAGACCAGGGCCAGCATCCCGGCGGGGTACTTCGCTGATCGCGACAGCTGGCCTGCCGGGACCTACGTCGTACCGGAGCACTCGTTCGCCATCGACCTGACCGACGTGGAGATCAAGATCTCCCACGAGCACACCGATGCCCAGTGGCTGGACTACAAGGCCGCTTTCGAGGCACTGCGATTCGACAGCAATCGCACCGCTCTCGGCGAACTTCACGAGCGTCTGGTGGCCGACGACCTGCCTCTGCCGGTCGAGTGA
- a CDS encoding DegT/DnrJ/EryC1/StrS family aminotransferase yields MEQRRCAPLVASLRDHGRPPGGASDHPQLGWNLRLSEFQSAILRVQLARLKDQLAAKAKGAAYLASELSSVPGLRPVPMPTDLDPRVTAHDRFSLAFTFGSEAFGSEGTGGVSVSVFRAAPRRAALRAEGIPVSRRDLVACPDEPIYADATSRDYSSSRTASAAQARAACARLVLLGQTAGSGLLFEESEELADVVRAVEKIHKNLRHLRREQRQLGQIRN; encoded by the coding sequence GTGGAGCAGCGCCGCTGTGCGCCATTAGTCGCCTCCCTACGCGATCACGGCCGACCTCCCGGGGGCGCCAGCGACCACCCCCAACTCGGCTGGAACTTGCGCCTCAGTGAATTCCAATCCGCCATCCTGCGTGTCCAGCTGGCACGTCTGAAGGATCAACTGGCAGCGAAGGCCAAAGGTGCGGCGTACCTCGCTTCGGAACTGTCCAGCGTGCCCGGCTTGAGACCCGTACCCATGCCCACTGATCTCGACCCACGGGTGACCGCGCACGACCGGTTCTCCCTCGCCTTCACCTTCGGCAGCGAGGCATTCGGCAGCGAGGGTACCGGCGGCGTCTCGGTCAGCGTCTTCCGCGCCGCGCCGCGCCGCGCCGCGCTGCGGGCAGAGGGCATACCTGTCTCACGCCGCGATCTCGTCGCCTGCCCTGATGAACCGATCTACGCCGACGCCACCAGCCGTGACTACTCCAGCTCACGAACAGCCTCCGCAGCGCAGGCTCGGGCGGCCTGCGCCAGGCTGGTACTGCTCGGGCAGACGGCCGGATCAGGGTTGCTGTTCGAGGAATCGGAGGAACTCGCCGATGTCGTACGCGCCGTGGAAAAGATCCACAAGAATCTTCGCCATCTGCGCCGCGAGCAGCGTCAGCTCGGCCAGATCCGTAACTGA
- a CDS encoding DUF2269 family protein: MKLSRPARRASLVVHVAASASWLGLTLGLLALGIAATTTGSAVTVEASVRAMKLFADWLLLPVAFLTFLSGLLLSLGTPWGLARHRWVYTKFWLTLATTTATVFALRPGVNSAVAAVAAGEPLPDADDVLFGPIVSLSAYVVMTVISILKPWGLTRRGRVLRDSTHKPVDARRARQAA; the protein is encoded by the coding sequence GTGAAACTAAGCCGCCCCGCTCGCCGGGCCTCCCTTGTTGTCCATGTAGCCGCCTCCGCAAGCTGGCTCGGGCTCACGCTCGGGCTGCTCGCCCTCGGGATCGCCGCGACCACCACCGGGTCCGCGGTGACCGTGGAGGCCTCTGTCCGAGCCATGAAGCTCTTCGCCGACTGGCTCCTGCTCCCCGTCGCGTTCCTCACGTTCCTCAGCGGCCTGCTGCTGTCCCTGGGTACTCCGTGGGGCTTGGCGAGGCACCGATGGGTGTACACGAAGTTCTGGCTGACCCTGGCGACGACCACCGCCACGGTGTTCGCGCTGCGCCCTGGGGTGAACTCCGCGGTCGCCGCCGTCGCCGCGGGCGAACCCTTGCCCGACGCCGACGACGTCTTGTTCGGGCCGATCGTCTCTCTGTCCGCCTACGTCGTCATGACCGTGATCTCGATCCTCAAGCCCTGGGGGCTGACTCGGCGCGGTCGAGTTCTGCGTGATTCCACCCACAAACCGGTGGATGCCCGGCGCGCCCGCCAGGCAGCGTGA